Genomic DNA from Methanofollis sp. W23:
GGCTTTTCTGTCGTGTTGCAGTCCTTCCACCCTCTCCTCGGTAAGAGTGCATTCCTCCTCGACCCTGGCGATCTCTTTTTTGAGGTGTGCCGCCGCCCGGTCGCTCTCGAGGGCATGGAAGGTGTGTTCCGGTGGCCTTGACGGGATACAGACGTCTCCAGAGGTGAGCATTCTCTTCTCCCTGAGATGGTCGAAACTGGTGAGGATGACCCGGGCGTCCTGGACACGGGCAGGGAGAAGAGATGGATCCTTGGCAATGGCCTTGTAGTCCCCGTGAAGCAGGAGGATGGCCTTTGGGAGCCAGGGGGCGTTGGCCAGGTCTTCTTTTCTTCTCTCTTCAGGGGAACTCTTCAGGTACTTGGCCCCGCTCATGGCGGTCGGATAGTGCTCACGCAGACTTTCGAGGGCGTCCAGATATTCCTGCCCCGGGACGACACCATATTTCTCTGCGGCCTTCAGGTTCCCGATCAGGGAGGCATGATTTGACTTCAGGTCTGCGAGTGATTCCTGCAGCTGAACGACCTGCCCGTCGAGGTGAGTGATGCAGGGCTCGACCTCGCCCATCTCATAGAGGCCGGCGATCTGGAGGGCTTCCTGTTCCATGTCAGTATAGGTCTCCAGGTCAACCTTCACCCGGGCGATCGCTCCCTCAAGAACTGTGATCTGACCGTTCAACCCTTCTACCAGACCTTCGTTCCTGTGGAGCCGCTCTTTTCTCTCCTCGATCGCTGCAAAGAGATCAGCACACGCCGCACGCTCACGCTCGATCCGTCTCCCGGTGGCCTCGATGAGGCCAGGGACATGTACCGAGAGACCTGCGTCGACCCTGGGACACCCCTCATGGCGCTGGCGAAGGTCTGCCTCCCGCTCTTCGAGGTCGGTGACCTGCTGCCTGCGATCGGCAATGTCCTGTTCATATCCCTGTACCCGCTCCATGACGCGGCCAAGGTTCTGCGCAAGGATTTTGTTTTTCTCTTTGAGGACGGCCGCCTCCTCTTCTTTCCTCTGCAGCCGTTCGACGACCTTCTGTTTTTCCTCTGCAGCATGGACATAGAGCGTCTTTCCAAGGAGACGGACCCTGGAAAAGATTTCCTCGTGGTCGCGTGCGGTGTTCTCGATGATCTTTTCGTTCCTTTGGATCTCTTCCAGGGCCTTCCTGTACCCGAGATATTTATTCACCGCCCATGAAAAGTCCACCTTCTTTTCCTGTTCTTTCACCGCCTCAGCACGTCGTGCCCTCTCCTCCTCAGCCCGCTTCTCGGCCTTCCTGAGGAGGTTGACCTCAACATTCAGGATGATGAGCCCGTTCCTCTCGATCTCGGTGTCCGTGGCCTGGAGTGCCGCCTCTTTTTCCGTGCACTTCTCCTTGAGTCCACAGATCTCCTCCTCCTTATGGACAAGGGCATCCTGGTGTGCAGCATACTGCGATGCGGCCGTCTGTTTCGAAGCCTCGAAGGCCTGGAACGAATCGATCAACTCCTGGTTTGTCTCCTGCAGCGTGGTGACCCCGGCATGGAGGCGTTCAAAGTCGTGTAGTTGACTCTGCTTCTCCTGCAACTCTTTGAGCTGGTTCTGGGACTGGCAGAGTGCGTCGGCAAGCGCTTTCGTGCTCGACTCGTCTTTCTTCTCCCCGGTGATAAGAGCCTGCCTGTCCTGGAGGCACCGGTCGACCGTCTGGATCAGGAGTTTTTCCACCAGTGACCGTGAGGTCTTGAACTCCCTGAAATATGATTTCAGGAAGTTTTCCTGCCTGTTGATCTCTTTGATAAATCTCCATTCAGATTCCAGGAGGCAGTATCTCTTGAGCCGTTCAAGATACTCTCTCCTGTTCCTGGCGATCCAGATGTCATGGTCTTTCTTCTCCTTGAGCATCTTCCTGGTGTCGGCATAGTCCCTGACCACAAACTCGCCTTTCTCTCTCCAGCAGAGGGGGATTTTTTCGAGGTCGAGATCGTTTGGCCCGTTATAGAGGTGGAGATATGAAAAATATTTGATCCCGTCGTCATTTCCCTCTTCGTCCGGGTCAGACTGCCGTTTCGCACAAAAACCGGTCAGAAGATATTTCTCATCTGCAATCTCCTTTTCCAGTTCCCACTCGGCAAGGATATGGGTGGTGCGGTTCGGGTCCCCGCCGCGGAACATGTCCTTGAACGGATGGTTTGGGTCGAGCGAGGCATTGGGGAGGACACACTGGAGCATGAGCATCAGCAGGACCGATTTTCCGCCACCGTTTCTCAGTTCGTAGGTGGCGTTCCTGCCAAAGAAGGGCATCCGAAAATCTTCGAATATGCTCTTCCCGTCGTCGAACTGGGCATTGATGATCCGTACCTGGCGGAGTTTAGGCATCGTCTCCCTCCCCGACCTCGCCAAGCCCCTCGATAAATGTCCTCAGGTCGGTCTGGACCTCCTCGTTGCTGTAGATCTCGGCGATGATCGCCTTGCACCGTGGGGTGAGGTAGACGGCGTCGTCGTGTTCCCTGACAAGCTGGTTCTTCTCCATGAACATGATGGTGCTGTTTACCAGGGCGTGCTTCGAGCCCGAGCCCCGCTGTTTGATCTTGTCGCTCTCGTCTGTTCTGAATTCAGACGGGGGAAGTCTGTCCCAGAGGTCGGCGATCACCTTGAAGTTAAACTGGTAGTCTTCGCTGGTTTTCTCCAGGTATTCGAGCGCTTCCATTGCCTTCATCTTCTTCTCCACCACCTCGATGAGATGCTTTTTCGGCACCTTCTCCAGATAAGGCTCGTGGGCGGAGTCCTGGTAGAACTCGGTGATGAGGACATGCATGATAAAAAAGACCGTGTACATCTCGGGGTTGTTGAACCCGCTCCCGAGAGCCTGTTTGATCTCGGTGTTTGAGAGGCCAAAGACCGGGTTATGTATCCCGGGACTGAGATAGAGGGCGTCGTGATGTCTGCACAGGACCAGTCGCTGTCCCTTTGCGCAGAAGGCCAGCGCCTCCCTCACCTCGGCCTCCTGCTCGTACCGCAAAAATTCCCCTGGATGGTCGGAGCGTGTGAGCGACCCGTTCTCCAGGATGCAGTAGAAAATCTCCAGGGCGACCCCGAGGTTCTTTTCGTCAAACTTCATTCTCTTGTTCTCCCATAAAGTCAAGATGAGAGACGTACACGTCTCTTTCGTCGGTGAGCCGCACCCTGACGTCGGGTCTGGACCGGACTCTGATCACGTCGATGGCCGCCTGCTTCTCGGCCGCGGCCGAGACCAGAACCTTCTCGATGGGGCTCAGTCGGTCTTCTGGTGCGTGGAGGTCGAAGACGGTCTCGTAGGCTTCTTTCTCTTCCTGCCGTACGCCCCGATTCAGTTCGATCAGGAAGGGGATGAGGTCGATGTGGTCCATTCCTTCGTCGCCGTACTGTTCCAGGATCAGGTCCAGG
This window encodes:
- a CDS encoding DUF6063 family protein, which codes for MKFDEKNLGVALEIFYCILENGSLTRSDHPGEFLRYEQEAEVREALAFCAKGQRLVLCRHHDALYLSPGIHNPVFGLSNTEIKQALGSGFNNPEMYTVFFIMHVLITEFYQDSAHEPYLEKVPKKHLIEVVEKKMKAMEALEYLEKTSEDYQFNFKVIADLWDRLPPSEFRTDESDKIKQRGSGSKHALVNSTIMFMEKNQLVREHDDAVYLTPRCKAIIAEIYSNEEVQTDLRTFIEGLGEVGEGDDA